One genomic segment of Spirochaetota bacterium includes these proteins:
- the topA gene encoding type I DNA topoisomerase has product MAEHRKTLVIVESPTKAKTINKYLGKDYIIASSMGHIIDLPKSRLAVDVNNDFKPEYIPIRGKAKIINDLKKKAFEAKNVLLATDPDREGEAISWHLANVLKDKNNDIKRIEFHEITEDAIKEAVKNARDINMDLVNAQQARRILDRLVGYYLSPILWKKVKKGLSAGRVQSVALRVICEREKEIENFIPQEYWTLDALFEHQKQEFTATLVSENGKKIELKTKNDVDRVLSLIEGKPFTVINVEQKERRRKPQPPYITSKLQQDAARRLGFSTSKTMMVAQQLYEGVNISGEGQVGLITYMRTDSTRIAPAALASVREYLNKNFTKEYIPETPNSYPNKKGAQDAHEAIRPTNVFRTPESIKNDLTPDQYKLYSLIWRRFVSSQMTPEVSQVVTVTLKVEDFEFRATGSRVLFNGFTAIEKEESAEKKLLPQLETGLVLMPKAFDPQQHFTSPPPRYNEASLVKFLEESGIGRPSTYAPTINTLFKRYYVVKRGKQLVPTVLGRLVNDIMVSYFESLINIDFTAQMEEKLDLIEEAKNDWVSMIKEFYEPFKSTVHHAEEHIEDMKNILDEETDLLCEKCGSKMVKRLGKFGFFLACSAFPKCSNAKPLPLGKCPKCGGDIIKRTSKRRGSFFACNRYPECDFATREQASEHACPKCGSLLFIRKIKKKGEMLVCLNEQCGYTVTLLDEDKTDAEVQVS; this is encoded by the coding sequence ATGGCTGAACATAGAAAAACACTTGTGATTGTTGAGTCACCAACAAAAGCAAAAACAATAAATAAATATTTGGGGAAAGATTACATCATTGCGTCGTCAATGGGGCATATCATTGATTTGCCAAAATCACGGTTGGCTGTTGATGTGAATAATGATTTTAAGCCTGAATATATCCCTATACGAGGGAAGGCAAAAATAATAAATGATTTAAAAAAGAAAGCTTTTGAAGCTAAAAATGTTTTACTGGCAACTGACCCTGACCGTGAAGGCGAAGCAATATCGTGGCATCTTGCAAATGTTTTGAAAGATAAAAATAATGATATCAAACGCATTGAATTTCATGAGATAACCGAAGATGCAATTAAAGAAGCAGTGAAGAATGCCCGGGACATTAACATGGATTTAGTCAATGCACAGCAGGCACGACGAATCCTTGACAGGCTTGTTGGATATTATTTAAGCCCAATATTGTGGAAGAAAGTTAAAAAGGGGTTATCTGCAGGAAGAGTACAGTCGGTTGCATTGCGGGTTATTTGCGAGCGCGAAAAGGAAATAGAAAACTTTATTCCACAAGAGTATTGGACGCTTGATGCCTTATTTGAACATCAAAAGCAGGAATTTACTGCAACACTGGTATCGGAAAATGGGAAAAAAATTGAATTAAAAACAAAAAATGATGTTGATAGGGTGCTCTCGCTCATAGAGGGAAAACCATTTACAGTTATTAATGTTGAACAAAAAGAAAGACGAAGAAAACCACAGCCACCGTATATCACCAGCAAATTGCAGCAGGATGCTGCCAGGCGATTAGGATTTTCCACTAGTAAAACCATGATGGTGGCACAGCAATTGTACGAAGGAGTAAACATTTCCGGTGAAGGGCAGGTTGGTTTGATTACCTATATGCGTACTGATTCTACGCGAATTGCACCTGCTGCATTAGCATCAGTGAGGGAATATTTAAATAAAAATTTTACCAAAGAGTATATACCAGAAACGCCTAACTCATATCCAAATAAAAAAGGTGCACAGGATGCACATGAAGCAATACGGCCAACAAATGTGTTCAGGACTCCTGAATCAATTAAAAATGATCTAACTCCTGATCAATATAAATTATATTCGTTGATATGGAGGCGCTTTGTTTCGTCGCAAATGACGCCCGAGGTTTCACAAGTGGTTACTGTAACACTGAAAGTTGAAGATTTTGAATTCAGAGCAACCGGTAGCAGAGTATTATTTAATGGATTTACAGCAATAGAAAAAGAAGAAAGTGCCGAAAAGAAATTATTGCCACAACTAGAAACAGGCCTGGTTCTTATGCCAAAAGCATTTGATCCACAGCAACATTTCACTTCACCACCTCCACGCTACAATGAAGCGTCGTTGGTTAAATTTTTGGAAGAATCAGGGATTGGCCGTCCTTCAACATACGCACCTACTATCAATACGTTGTTCAAGCGTTATTATGTTGTAAAACGTGGGAAACAGTTAGTGCCAACGGTATTGGGCAGGTTGGTAAATGACATTATGGTTTCGTATTTTGAATCGCTTATTAATATTGATTTTACTGCACAGATGGAAGAAAAGCTTGATTTAATTGAGGAAGCAAAGAATGATTGGGTTAGCATGATAAAGGAATTTTACGAACCTTTCAAGTCAACAGTTCATCATGCCGAAGAACATATTGAGGATATGAAAAATATTTTAGATGAAGAAACAGACCTGTTGTGCGAAAAATGCGGCAGCAAAATGGTAAAGCGTTTGGGGAAATTTGGCTTTTTCCTTGCTTGTTCTGCATTTCCAAAATGTTCAAATGCAAAACCATTGCCACTTGGCAAATGCCCCAAATGCGGTGGTGATATTATTAAACGCACCTCAAAACGACGTGGATCATTTTTTGCCTGCAACAGGTATCCTGAATGTGATTTTGCCACCCGCGAGCAAGCGTCAGAACATGCATGTCCAAAATGCGGTAGTCTGCTTTTTATCCGTAAGATAAAGAAAAAAGGTGAGATGCTTGTATGCTTAAATGAGCAATGTGGGTATACGGTTACACTTCTGGATGAAGATAAAACGGATGCTGAAGTACAAGTAAGCTAA
- a CDS encoding HIT domain-containing protein: MLESYFEKFKRWYLFNTEKIKYVGKKNEKHACILCAIRDHANDVESLEVYRTDTFIVSVNLYPFNPGHCMIFPIKHIDKLEDLGIDDVVALHRLTIKTINILKEEFNPSGFNVGYNLGSWSGASIAHIHLHVVPRFPNELGFLDVISHTRVMVVDPHDVCERLKKRFSLE, from the coding sequence ATGTTAGAAAGTTATTTTGAAAAATTTAAACGTTGGTATCTTTTCAATACTGAAAAAATAAAGTATGTTGGCAAAAAAAATGAAAAGCATGCCTGTATACTGTGTGCAATACGTGACCATGCAAATGATGTTGAGAGCCTTGAAGTATATCGTACCGATACATTTATTGTTTCAGTTAATTTATACCCTTTTAATCCCGGGCACTGTATGATTTTCCCCATTAAGCATATTGACAAGCTTGAGGATCTTGGTATTGATGATGTTGTTGCATTGCATAGGTTAACAATAAAAACAATTAATATATTAAAAGAAGAATTTAACCCGTCAGGATTTAATGTTGGGTACAATCTTGGTTCATGGAGTGGGGCAAGTATAGCTCATATCCATTTACATGTTGTGCCGCGCTTCCCAAACGAACTGGGATTTCTTGATGTTATATCACATACGCGTGTAATGGTAGTGGATCCACATGATGTGTGTGAAAGACTAAAGAAAAGATTTAGCTTGGAATAA
- the dprA gene encoding DNA-processing protein DprA — MDKKIYAVAVSLMSSGLWHFYAKYQPEIIYNECVSAHEQKVQEYYSQWYSKSPLEEAQTIVELCNKMNVKMITYWDDEYPCLLKEIVYPPAVLYLRGIMPKNMCLAIVGTRNEDTLSGSIAERLSGILAKYGITIVSGLAIGIDRRAHIGALKSGGSTIGVMANGIDMLYPSSNRDVYTDIINSGNGCVLSEYPPKARISKWTFVRRNRIVSGLSQGVIVIKAGEKSGALITARYALEQNRELFVCPGHSFDEGYKGCYMLLKEGAHPVYNEQDIFEVLNVDKINIEPTLFQNNQYRHVTTNVNLAVYNDDDIVKTLQHGSLDVDSLIRAVGKSSGEVLEKLTTMELEGIITRQGNIISLNK; from the coding sequence ATGGACAAAAAAATTTATGCTGTTGCTGTGTCACTTATGAGTTCTGGCTTGTGGCATTTCTATGCAAAGTATCAGCCCGAAATAATCTACAATGAATGTGTTTCTGCTCATGAACAAAAAGTTCAGGAGTATTATTCACAATGGTATAGCAAGAGCCCGCTTGAAGAAGCACAAACAATTGTTGAATTGTGCAACAAAATGAATGTGAAAATGATTACTTATTGGGATGATGAATACCCATGTTTGCTAAAGGAAATTGTTTATCCTCCAGCTGTGTTATATCTCAGAGGTATTATGCCAAAAAACATGTGTCTTGCAATTGTTGGCACCAGAAATGAAGATACACTCTCTGGTTCAATTGCTGAACGGCTTTCTGGTATTTTGGCTAAATATGGTATAACTATAGTCAGTGGTCTTGCAATTGGAATTGATCGCAGAGCTCATATAGGGGCTCTAAAGTCTGGTGGTTCTACCATTGGAGTTATGGCCAATGGCATAGATATGTTATACCCTTCAAGTAACCGTGATGTCTATACTGATATTATAAACTCGGGCAACGGATGTGTGTTATCTGAATACCCACCGAAAGCACGAATAAGCAAGTGGACATTTGTAAGAAGAAACAGAATTGTCAGCGGATTATCACAAGGTGTTATAGTAATTAAAGCTGGCGAAAAAAGTGGGGCACTGATTACAGCACGCTATGCTCTTGAACAAAACAGAGAATTGTTTGTGTGTCCAGGCCATTCCTTTGATGAAGGATATAAGGGGTGCTACATGCTATTGAAAGAAGGAGCACACCCTGTGTATAACGAACAGGATATTTTTGAAGTTCTTAACGTTGATAAAATTAATATTGAGCCAACACTTTTTCAAAACAATCAATACAGGCACGTTACAACAAACGTAAATCTTGCAGTGTATAACGATGATGATATTGTAAAAACGTTGCAACATGGTTCATTGGATGTTGATTCGTTAATCAGGGCTGTTGGCAAAAGCAGTGGTGAGGTGCTTGAAAAATTAACCACAATGGAATTAGAAGGAATTATTACCAGGCAGGGAAATATTATATCATTAAACAAATGA
- a CDS encoding cytochrome c3 family protein produces MNRIYIVICILTIALIPFYSVHAQQTIGDSSLKKNYCIECHIALNGKPRAVVLEWENSIHARKNLECHICHGGNPQVNDAKAAKDKKANFTGKPKKKDIPEFCGREGCHDKALAQLKKGPHYDSVMKIGSPNCVDCHGDHNIQQSTYHIITDKTCSGCHSVEYSRELVNSIISIEKNIEDIERSLEYMNERNVETKDMTGRYVELKSYFHQLVHVFSKQEIDFTKKLVEVEIEYLDKQLKSKIASVKRLDLIYILTSAFSIGIIISFTVYIALIRRRRAKVQKNFQSR; encoded by the coding sequence ATGAATCGTATTTATATAGTCATTTGTATTTTAACTATAGCACTTATTCCTTTTTATAGTGTGCATGCTCAACAAACAATAGGCGATAGCTCACTTAAAAAAAATTACTGTATAGAATGCCATATTGCACTCAATGGCAAACCGCGGGCAGTAGTACTGGAATGGGAAAACAGTATTCATGCAAGAAAAAATCTTGAATGCCATATATGCCATGGTGGAAATCCACAAGTGAATGATGCCAAAGCAGCAAAGGATAAAAAAGCTAATTTTACAGGAAAGCCTAAAAAGAAAGATATACCTGAATTTTGCGGCAGGGAAGGATGCCATGACAAAGCACTGGCACAATTGAAGAAGGGACCACATTATGATTCGGTTATGAAAATAGGGAGCCCTAATTGTGTTGATTGCCATGGTGACCACAATATTCAGCAGTCCACGTATCATATTATTACTGATAAAACATGTTCAGGATGCCATAGCGTTGAATATTCCAGAGAACTGGTAAATTCAATTATATCAATTGAGAAAAATATAGAAGACATAGAACGATCGCTGGAATATATGAACGAACGAAATGTGGAAACCAAAGATATGACAGGACGTTATGTGGAACTAAAAAGTTATTTTCATCAGCTGGTACATGTTTTTTCAAAACAGGAAATAGATTTTACTAAAAAGTTAGTTGAAGTTGAAATTGAATATCTTGATAAACAGCTTAAAAGTAAAATAGCATCAGTTAAACGGCTTGATCTTATATATATTTTAACCAGTGCATTCAGCATTGGAATAATCATATCATTTACTGTTTACATTGCATTGATAAGAAGAAGGCGCGCAAAAGTACAAAAGAATTTCCAATCACGATAA
- a CDS encoding phosphatidylglycerophosphatase A, which produces MNWKEFFFTGFFTGYFPKGSGTVGALLALLIYVILHQICGPYGTIANVMLVAFITYPAIKLGDDAEIYFAQKDPQEVVLDEMLGFWVTMLFHPFSLSSSVLGFFFFRLYDIIKPFPISRLEHLRGGLGIMIDDIIAGVYANITIAIIIAIIKAFGIILV; this is translated from the coding sequence ATGAATTGGAAAGAATTTTTTTTTACAGGTTTTTTTACCGGTTACTTTCCTAAAGGTTCAGGTACTGTTGGGGCGCTATTGGCTCTGCTAATATATGTAATACTACATCAAATATGTGGACCGTATGGTACCATAGCTAATGTTATGCTTGTTGCTTTTATTACTTATCCGGCAATTAAGTTGGGTGATGATGCTGAAATTTATTTTGCTCAAAAAGACCCTCAGGAAGTTGTACTTGATGAAATGCTGGGTTTTTGGGTTACAATGTTGTTTCATCCATTTAGCCTTAGCTCTTCAGTGCTGGGATTTTTCTTTTTTAGGTTGTATGATATTATAAAACCATTTCCAATAAGTAGGTTGGAGCATTTACGTGGTGGATTAGGGATAATGATTGACGATATTATTGCTGGTGTATATGCTAATATCACTATTGCCATTATCATTGCTATTATAAAAGCTTTTGGGATTATACTTGTGTAA
- a CDS encoding tetratricopeptide repeat protein codes for MSKLKKISIPLLIISSIVAIVIIFDGDIIKKIFVLKPVRVVTQSEITRMEEELSELTSKSISNPEVINKIGVLYQNLGAKYNEREAWDPAIDALQKALGYGRNNPLVHYQLAIAYANRGSQLENKDDIDKAHIHYEKALQMDPNFTEAKYGLAILLFYEKENRQKAVQLMEEITKQKPTFYRARFALGRFYYENKDLNRSLSVYQDLYTDLEKLDSPLAKEYKQACKENIQRITAELAR; via the coding sequence ATGTCAAAATTAAAAAAAATCAGCATACCATTACTTATTATAAGCAGTATTGTTGCAATAGTCATTATCTTTGATGGAGATATTATAAAGAAAATTTTTGTATTAAAACCAGTCCGAGTTGTTACTCAAAGTGAGATTACAAGAATGGAAGAGGAATTGTCTGAACTTACCTCAAAAAGTATTTCAAATCCTGAAGTGATAAATAAAATAGGGGTGTTGTACCAAAATTTAGGTGCAAAGTATAATGAACGGGAAGCATGGGACCCTGCAATAGATGCATTGCAAAAAGCTTTGGGATATGGAAGAAATAATCCCCTTGTCCATTATCAGTTAGCCATAGCATATGCTAACAGAGGATCACAGTTAGAGAATAAGGATGATATTGACAAAGCACACATTCACTATGAAAAAGCCTTACAAATGGACCCTAATTTTACTGAGGCTAAATACGGTTTGGCAATTCTTTTATTCTATGAAAAAGAAAACCGACAAAAAGCGGTACAACTGATGGAAGAGATAACAAAACAAAAGCCAACATTTTACAGGGCTCGATTTGCTCTGGGAAGATTTTATTATGAAAATAAAGACCTTAACAGGTCACTATCGGTTTACCAAGATCTTTATACTGACCTTGAAAAGCTGGATTCACCACTGGCAAAGGAATATAAACAGGCATGTAAAGAAAATATTCAACGAATAACTGCTGAATTAGCACGGTGA
- the pgsA gene encoding CDP-diacylglycerol--glycerol-3-phosphate 3-phosphatidyltransferase yields MNIPNLVTLSRIILIPLFLYLIFTPTMEHRIWALIIFSLASLTDFLDGWMARKLRQETETGKFLDPLADKFLVISALIAFLFLDPLIPLWMVLVIIGRDLLITLMRYLAIKKGSTLRTSRLGKFKTAFQMIGIIIIIMVFIVRNSIKNVQLEINQLSALKLETVVEIINSNLVHKWLIVCPYLIMAVVTFLTALSGLRYIVTNWQLFIPPYSQKENK; encoded by the coding sequence TTGAATATACCAAATTTGGTTACGTTATCACGCATAATACTGATACCGTTATTTTTATATTTAATCTTTACCCCAACCATGGAGCATAGGATTTGGGCTCTGATTATTTTTAGCTTAGCATCCCTTACTGACTTTTTAGATGGATGGATGGCACGCAAGTTGCGTCAGGAAACTGAAACTGGGAAGTTTTTAGACCCACTTGCTGACAAGTTTCTTGTTATTTCAGCACTCATAGCATTTTTGTTTTTAGATCCACTCATTCCATTGTGGATGGTGCTTGTTATCATTGGGCGAGACCTCTTAATAACATTGATGCGCTACTTAGCGATTAAAAAAGGTAGTACACTTAGAACAAGTAGGCTGGGGAAATTCAAAACAGCCTTCCAAATGATAGGTATAATTATAATAATAATGGTATTCATTGTCCGCAATTCCATTAAAAATGTACAACTTGAAATCAATCAGTTGAGTGCATTGAAGCTTGAAACTGTTGTAGAAATTATTAATTCCAACCTTGTACATAAATGGCTCATTGTATGCCCCTATCTCATCATGGCTGTGGTTACATTCCTCACAGCTTTATCAGGCTTGCGGTACATAGTGACTAACTGGCAATTATTTATACCTCCATATTCACAAAAGGAAAATAAATAA
- the hslV gene encoding ATP-dependent protease subunit HslV: protein MSSTSIHGTTVLAIKKDNAFAMGCDGQVTLGETVIKSRAVKLRKVYNDTILTGFAGSVADALTLFERLEQKLESYSGNIPRSVVELARDWRLDRALRRLEAVLIVGNIQHLYLISGNGEIIEPDDGIIGIGSGGSYAIAAARALVRNTTLSAYEIVKQSLLIASEICIYSNSAITIEEIKA, encoded by the coding sequence ATGAGTAGTACATCAATCCACGGTACCACGGTACTTGCAATTAAAAAAGATAATGCATTTGCTATGGGATGTGACGGGCAGGTTACTCTTGGAGAAACAGTAATAAAAAGTAGAGCAGTGAAACTACGAAAGGTATATAACGATACAATACTTACCGGTTTTGCGGGCTCAGTAGCCGATGCGCTTACGCTGTTTGAACGGCTTGAGCAAAAGCTTGAATCGTATTCGGGTAATATTCCGCGCTCGGTTGTGGAGCTTGCACGCGACTGGAGGTTGGACAGAGCTTTGCGCCGGCTTGAAGCTGTGCTTATTGTTGGCAACATACAGCATCTATATTTAATAAGTGGCAATGGTGAAATTATTGAACCAGATGACGGCATAATTGGTATTGGTTCGGGTGGAAGTTATGCGATAGCTGCTGCACGAGCGCTTGTGCGCAATACCACATTAAGTGCATACGAAATAGTAAAACAATCATTGCTTATTGCATCTGAGATTTGCATTTATTCAAATAGTGCTATCACAATTGAGGAGATAAAAGCATAA
- a CDS encoding tyrosine-type recombinase/integrase, whose amino-acid sequence MDHYIDKFIQYLIAEKNASPLTVESYGKDLHQFVHFLESNGQCPVTIATITTETIRDFIDYCFELGNELSTIERKVATLKSFFKYLEFHNYIEHNPARQIHYSKHSKFLPTFLTFDQIQKLTSFECKSFSDYRDKALLEVFYSTGARVSEIANADVEDCDCVSKRLKVMGKGSKERIVFLNDTAIVSLQKYFDERRKKFGTITQPLFVNNNGKRLTTRGIFYIIDKRANQAHLWKSVTPHVLRHSFATELLNRGADIKAVQDMLGHESISTTQKYTHTTTQRLKELYMKYHPHAHRRNDNE is encoded by the coding sequence ATGGACCACTATATTGATAAATTCATTCAATATCTTATTGCCGAAAAAAATGCTTCGCCTTTGACTGTTGAATCGTATGGCAAGGATTTGCATCAGTTTGTACATTTTCTGGAAAGCAATGGGCAATGCCCGGTAACTATCGCCACAATAACAACTGAAACAATCCGTGATTTTATTGATTATTGCTTTGAATTGGGAAATGAACTATCTACAATTGAGCGCAAAGTTGCAACATTAAAATCGTTTTTTAAATACCTTGAGTTCCATAATTATATTGAACATAACCCAGCTCGCCAGATTCATTATTCAAAACACAGTAAATTCCTTCCCACTTTTTTAACCTTTGATCAGATACAGAAACTGACATCATTTGAATGCAAAAGCTTTAGTGACTATCGTGATAAAGCACTGCTTGAAGTTTTTTACTCAACAGGTGCACGTGTTTCGGAAATTGCTAATGCTGATGTTGAAGATTGTGATTGTGTGTCTAAAAGATTGAAAGTGATGGGGAAAGGTTCAAAGGAAAGAATTGTTTTTTTGAATGATACTGCAATTGTGTCATTGCAGAAATATTTTGACGAACGCAGAAAAAAGTTTGGTACAATAACCCAACCGCTCTTTGTAAATAATAATGGCAAACGATTGACAACTAGAGGTATTTTTTATATTATTGATAAAAGAGCTAACCAGGCGCATTTGTGGAAATCAGTAACACCTCATGTGTTGCGTCACAGTTTTGCAACTGAGTTGCTCAACAGGGGTGCAGACATTAAAGCTGTGCAGGATATGTTGGGGCATGAGAGTATTTCTACAACACAGAAATATACTCACACTACAACACAGCGATTAAAAGAATTATACATGAAGTACCATCCCCATGCACACAGGAGAAATGATAATGAGTAG